A genomic segment from Deltaproteobacteria bacterium encodes:
- a CDS encoding cupin domain-containing protein — MEAQTFSVKTPCITGGRSHMPLVRTDVLMSGLNYYAPGRKNKLHTHPGEDHMFVVLDGEATFFDKDQKATVLGKGDGILLPEGVYYQFESTGDTALALLRFAAYKPDRKDIRRVDATGENPRTEDEMDYVCVDGEVVEGQEWTLG; from the coding sequence ATGGAAGCCCAGACCTTTTCGGTAAAGACCCCCTGCATCACCGGCGGGCGAAGCCACATGCCGCTGGTGCGGACCGATGTCCTGATGAGCGGCCTCAACTACTACGCCCCCGGCCGCAAGAACAAGCTCCACACCCACCCCGGCGAGGACCACATGTTCGTCGTGCTGGACGGCGAGGCGACCTTCTTCGACAAGGACCAGAAGGCCACGGTGCTGGGGAAGGGCGACGGCATCCTGCTCCCGGAAGGGGTCTACTACCAGTTCGAGAGCACCGGCGACACGGCTCTAGCGTTGCTGCGCTTCGCCGCCTACAAGCCCGATCGAAAAGACATCCGGCGAGTCGACGCTACGGGGGAGAACCCCCGGACCGAGGACGAGATGGACTACGTGTGCGTCGACGGCGAAGTCGTCGAAGGGCAGGAGTGGACGCTGGGGTGA